In one Triticum dicoccoides isolate Atlit2015 ecotype Zavitan unplaced genomic scaffold, WEW_v2.0 scaffold5534, whole genome shotgun sequence genomic region, the following are encoded:
- the LOC119346921 gene encoding MADS-box transcription factor 8-like, with product MWLANSTPKSLVFCRSLCFLFVVVSFFPFVHISMPRKERRSGVAYIHNDKDRDLTFYKRRSGLFKRVTDISALTRARVAVVLETNNGKMHSFGTPLADPIVDAFLFGTPPAVPSADEATTARIGSLQNEVAQLDMENMTEEDKNQLSILRMKNIQEENPGMVANLIFTKEQDLSLEDLNKPFSELSRVQKDFRFRLPPLHGREDNTGGTCVAQDLQLPSVLPVDHLGTTHLLMQSSWAHNLSQLQLPSDPIPSQLEQTSAPLFPMQLPQMFHSAPPSLAPHLASHVQPIPNQVHEQTPPEELHV from the coding sequence ATGTGGTTAGCCAACAGTACCCCTAAATCTCTAGTTTTCTGTAGATCCTTGTGCTTCCTATTTGTAGTAGTTAGTTTCTTCCCCTTTGTCCACATTAGTATGCCGAGGAAAGAGCGACGGTCAGGTGTGGCATACATCCATAATGACAAAGACCGTGATCTCACCTTCTACAAGCGACGTTCGGGTTTGTTCAAGAGGGTGACTGACATCTCTGCCCTCACTAGGGCTAGGGTTGCGGTCGTCCTAGAAACAAACAATGGAAAGATGCACTCATTTGGGACGCCATTGGCCGATCCCATTGTTGATGCTTTCCTATTTGGAACTCCACCAGCAGTTCCCTCCGCCGATGAGGCAACCACTGCTAGGATTGGAAGCCTACAAAATGAGGTGGCTCAGTTGGACATGGAGAACATGACCGAAGAAGACAAAAACCAACTTTCCATCCTTCGTATGAAAAATATCCAAGAAGAGAATCCAGGTATGGTGGCAAATCTCATCTTCACGAAGGAACAAGATCTCAGTCTTGAAGATCTGAACAAGCCCTTCAGTGAGCTCTCTCGGGTCCAAAAAGACTTTAGATTCCGGCTACCTCCACTACATGGTCGTGAAGACAATACCGGTGGCACATGTGTGGCACAAGATCTGCAACTACCAAGTGTTCTGCCGGTAGATCATTTGGGTACTACTCATTTACTTATGCAGTCATCGTGGGCTCACAATCTCTCACAACTCCAGCTACCTTCCGATCCAATACCATCACAACTAGAACAAACTTCGGCACCACTTTTTCCTATGCAGTTACCACAAATGTTCCATTCTGCACCACCGTCTTTAGCTCCACACTTGGCTTCCCATGTCCAACCCATACCAAATCAGGTACATGAGCAAACTCCACCAGAGGAGTTGCATGTTTAG